From Arachis hypogaea cultivar Tifrunner chromosome 3, arahy.Tifrunner.gnm2.J5K5, whole genome shotgun sequence:
TTTATGTTCCAAAGTCCCAACCCAATTTATTATAACAAACACAAATAGTATCATCAAACACATAATAACATGTCTGCCGCAGTGGCCGCAGCAGCCGCTTCCGCCGCAATCTCCGGCTACCACAGCTCCTCTGGCGCCGACACCAGGAACCACCACCCGTTTACGCAACCAGAACACGGGCAACAAGTCTCCGTCCCTCTTAGCAGGTACGAGTCTCAAAAGAGGCGTGACTGGAACACGTTTGGGCAGTACCTGAAGAACCACCGTCCACCGTTAACACTGTCCCGGTGCAGCGGCGCGCACGTGCTGGAATTCCTGCGGTACTTGGACCAGTTTGGGAAGACGAAGGTGCACAGCGACACGTGTGCGTACTTTGGGAACTCTCAGCCTCCGGGGCCATGCCCGTGTCCGTTGAAGCAAGCTTGGGGAAGCCTTGATGCACTGATTGGGCGGCTGCGTGCGGCGTTTGAAGAAAACGGAGGAAACCCTGAGATGAACCCTTTCGGTGCACGCGCCGTCAGGCTTTACCTCCGTGAAGTTCGGGATGTGCAAGCCAAGGCTAGAGGTATTGCTTATGAGAAGAAGAAACGCAGAAAGAATAGTAATCATAgccagaatcagaatcagaatcagaatgggtcgatgatgatgatgatggaagaTAACAACAACAATACTAATAATAACCATGGTCATTATGTTCATGATGATGTGAGTTCTAGTGGGGTGCATCATTCATCAGGGTATAATATTAATGGTGGTGGTGGAGTTTTTCATCACTTGTCAAGTTCGGATGGGACAGCTCCTCCTCTTTCATATTTCTTATCCTAGTTCATTAGTTTTAGTGTACTGTGTGAATTTGAACTTTGAATGTTTGATTATTAATGGAGAGATTCATGACTCAACAAAAACATATTGTAATAATCCATGGTGATATGTATCATTTGTGATGTCCTCGTCTACAagaatttatcaaatataacTATTGTGCATGTGTTCATCGAGTGAGCTTGTGATTATTTTGGATGATGAGATATTATGCTATATGAACATGCAACTTTAATATTCATTTATAAATTAATAGTAGGAAAGTAGTAGTTTTTCTAAATTAAgtattttctttatcatttttaacACATCTCAAGTATATCTTCATGAGGAAGGAGGCAAATTAAAGTGATGAATGATTTCGGTTGCATTATTCATCAGGTTATGCTATTGCGAAAGTAATGCGTAGGGCTCATCAAAAGTCATAGGTGCACTAAATGTGGTCATTATTATCAGTCAATTGTCAAATTAACAGTGAATTTTTCGTTCTTTAGACTTGATCTATACGGTAAGGATTTATTCCAGCGACACATATCTAATATCCCATGTTTAGATGCATTCATATAAAATGGATAGGATTTATAAACAAATATATGTGAAACATATTTTATTGGATGTGGTTAAATACAAATTATCCTAGTACAAataaataaatgctttaaatggcaatactttaatacacaatattttaaatgacaataaagttctttatttttaaataattaaatataaaacatataaatataaaaatatgagtattttttattcaataaaattaattattatacaaaaaatatttataatattaaaaatattaaaatgaaattttaaattttaacataaaaatataaaataattaaaattttattttatattacttgacaaataattaaattattatattcaaaatttattaactaactaattttgttaaagatattattatataaaataacttttcataaaaatatttcgaaaatataatttatttaaaatattatatataatacatgaaaacattaacctttttcattttttttaattttttttagaaaaacaaaataaataatataattctaaatacatgcctatcacattatatatttacttatattagtaagacctaaactaatcaaatttatataattaaaaatgtaaaatatataaatacaaaaaataaatattttttatttattaaaattaattattatgcaaattttttataatattaaaataatattttaaactccaacataaaaatataaaattaattatattttattttatattacttaataaataattagattattatattcaatatttattaactaactacttttgttaa
This genomic window contains:
- the LOC112734516 gene encoding protein G1-like1, which codes for MSAAVAAAAASAAISGYHSSSGADTRNHHPFTQPEHGQQVSVPLSRYESQKRRDWNTFGQYLKNHRPPLTLSRCSGAHVLEFLRYLDQFGKTKVHSDTCAYFGNSQPPGPCPCPLKQAWGSLDALIGRLRAAFEENGGNPEMNPFGARAVRLYLREVRDVQAKARGIAYEKKKRRKNSNHSQNQNQNQNGSMMMMMEDNNNNTNNNHGHYVHDDVSSSGVHHSSGYNINGGGGVFHHLSSSDGTAPPLSYFLS